The following are from one region of the Ischnura elegans chromosome 12, ioIscEleg1.1, whole genome shotgun sequence genome:
- the LOC124168861 gene encoding uncharacterized protein LOC124168861 → MDSSTIGLGWAHRLFEAVENVDITAVKHLVNLRGVKPDEVLPKYGISPFHLAVGVQPLSFSEEVTKTFIAAGGNPNIRSSEGVTPVHVSAIWGRAKNLKLLLLGGGDPLILDDDGYSALNYAEEHHHLACTEIIQKFVEFGKPAFGLLLNVIGNETTARESENINDLNARKISHEQDKLMNSSGCRVGVGSSVLNGLKFQSGYHSEVGRYKWFPHPQIKNDTLKSVEAEGNDLISDSNCNGDSDLITDDADHSPEENGRNKRRGVSNETYVIYGSPKVGLLYNCPQNDDCMTQDESENYLNDECKGNNVGEINLTYSVQDNAFYPWANFYRADGSYSDRVSCLASGIRVSTSSPNENCMQSPLQLISPPLCARGNIDYPVYEVDKCSQVQRRIDFDKSWETSSTLSSSCPDIHRECFEQEFRCVTTRREVRSAKCMGSKGFTFSKSESEDYFTVPEEINEIEDEEEGILLEEKRLETPVIPGHVIPQEPQICRRSSMSSLTSGCTVDIRRELKKVASCGCSIPVGPVTATTKRVYQRMIRRFKKKNRHLMREQIPLPPAVSYSSKFSSELEETLANPLNMSHTKYFAFEQKMTLQFDGCGRFNEWREGNQKSSFNYLLLDPRMTLNLPSRWAADGSSDKSFFSGDSSKFWREFINSIFYVGKGKRSRPYSHLYEAVAAWRNKSSGTPRRKKKLRQIIEIWNQDLGVVCLHLFQNVIPAEALTREAAMIDAIGIKNLTNEQRRKYYGFISTLGFSEKRFFGSFLLHRAFIIFLAEGERQIKPAHLS, encoded by the exons ATCCAGTGAAGGAGTCACCCCTGTTCATGTGTCAGCAATATGGGGTCGTGCAAAAAATCTAAAACTATTACTATTAGGTGGTGGAGATCCTTTGATTTTAGACGATGATGGTTATTCGGCATTAAATTATGCTGAGGAACATCATCATTTGGCCTGCACAGAAATCATTCAAAAGTTTGTGGAGTTTGGGAAACCAGCCTTTGGATTATTGCTGAATGTGATAG GGAATGAAACGACTGCAAGAGAAAGTGAGAACATAAATGATTTGAATGCAAGAAAGATTTCTCATGAACAAGacaaattgatgaattcttctggTTGCAGAGTTGGTGTTGGAAGTTCAGTTTTG AATGGACTAAAATTCCAGAGTGGGTACCATTCAGAAGTAGGAAGATACAAGTGGTTTCCGCATCCTCAGATCAAAAATGATACATTGAAATCTGTTGAAGCTGAGGGCAATGATTTGATATCTGATTCAAACTGCAATGGAGATTCTGATCTGATAACAGATGATGCTGATCATTCACCCGAGGAAAATGGCAGAAATAAAAGACGTGGGGTCTCAAATGAAACTTATGTAATTTATGGTAGTCCAAAAGTAGGGCTCTTGTACAATTGCCCTCAGAATGATGACTGCATGACCCAAGATGAGTCGGAAAATTACTTGAATGATGAGTGTAAAGGTAATAATGTGGGCGAGATAAATTTGACGTATTCAGTTCAGGATAATGCATTCTACCCTTGGGCAAACTTTTACCGTGCAGATGGTTCATACTCTGATAGGGTATCGTGTCTAGCCAGTGGAATTAGAGTATCAACCTCCAGTCCGAACGAGAACTGCATGCAATCTCCTCTGCAATTAATTAGCCCTCCCTTATGTGCAAGGGGAAATATTGATTATCCGGTTTATGAGGTTGACAAATGTAGCCAAGTGCAGAGGAGGATAGATTTTGACAAAAGCTGGGAGACTTCCAGCACTCTTTCAAGTTCATGCCCTGATATACACCGGGAATGTTTTGAGCAAGAATTTCGGTGTGTTACGACTAGAAGGGAGGTACGTAGTGCAAAATGTATGGGCTCCAAAGGTTTCACTTTTTCGAAATCGGAGAGTGAAGACTATTTTACAGTTCCTgaggaaattaatgaaattgaagATGAAGAGGAAGGGATCCTGCTTGAAGAAAAGAGGCTGGAAACACCAGTTATACCTGGACATGTGATTCCCCAGGAACCACAAA TTTGCAGACGCAGTAGTATGAGTTCTCTGACTAGTGGTTGCACCGTAGATATAAGGAGAGAACTAAAGAAAGTTGCATCTTGTGGTTGTAGCATTCCTGTTGGGCCTGTCACTGCCACAACTAAGAGAGTTTATCAGCGGATGATAAGGAGATTTAAGAAGAAGAATAGACATTTAATGAGAGAGCAAATTCCTCTTCCACCAGCTGTCAGTTACAGTTCAA AGTTTAGCAGTGAGCTGGAAGAGACTTTGGCAAACCCTTTGAACATGTCCCATACCAAATATTTTGCGTTTGAGCAGAAAATGACGCTACAGTTTGATGGATGTGGGAGATTTAATGAATGGAGGGAAGGCAATCAGAAGAGTTCATTCAATTATTTACTCCTTGATCCACGGATGACTCTCAATCTGCCGTCAAGATGGGCTGCCGACGGATCTTCGGACAAAAGCTTCTTCAGTGGAGACAGTTCTAAGTTTTGGCGAGAATTCATCAACTCCATCTTCTATGTGGGTAAAGGGAAACGCTCACGTCCATATTCACACCTTTACGAGGCAGTCGCTGCTTGGAGGAATAAGAGTAGCGGTACTCCAAGG AGAAAGAAAAAGTTGAGGCAGATTATAGAAATATGGAATCAGGACTTAGGTGTTGTCTGTCTACATTTGTTCCAAAATGTGATCCCTGCTGAAGCCTTGACTAGAGAAGCTGCAATGATCGATGCCATAG GCATTAAAAATCTGACAAatgaacagaggagaaaatattacgGATTTATTTCCACCTTGGGGTTTTCTGAAAAGAGGTTCTTCGGATCCTTCCTTCTACACCGTGCATTCATCATTTTCCTGGCTGAAGGTGAAAGGCAGATTAAACCAGCTCACCTTTCATAA